The sequence TCATGATCATCCATCCACACCAAGCCAAATCCGCCTTGCGACATCTCTAACAAGAGCTGTTCATCTGGGCGATAAGGTAGGCGTTTTACCATGGTTGGCAACTCCACCTCTTGGCGACAATAAAGATGAACCTGAACAGGATAGTTCCAACTTTTCATGAAACTAAAACGCTCTGGTGAGCCCGGAAAGTGGATTAAGGGCTTATAATAAGCTGGTAATTGCGGAGCATTGGTCGGATGATCCCACATCCCCTGAACTAGTGTCTTTTTCACAGTCAAGCCATGTTCACGCAAGACATCAATCATCTTTTGACTCGGAGCCACAATGACATCTGCTAGATTATAGTAGGCAATGGTCCGGTCCATCAAGTAGTAATTCCCCGCAAACATTAAAGGAACAACATCGTGGATAAAAATCACAATTTTGATTTGATAAGCCTTCAACTTTGCCATCAAGCGCTCATCAAAATTCGTTGTATTCCAAGTCGGCGTTTGGAAGATGACAACATCCCCATGCCGCAAGCCAGCCACAATCCCATCCAAGCGTTTACTGAGTTCAGACGGACTATCTGCCTCCATATTATAAGCATAGACCCCCAGTTCACGATAGCCAAGGTCAATCGCAATATCTGTCACCATATTTTGTCCAAGCTGCGCCGTTGAAGATGCTGCTTGACCGTTTAAATTTGTAATATAGACTCTCATTTAATTGTTTCCGTATTTATCTATCATCCGCTTGCGGAATTCCAGGTTCTTATAAGCTACTACATCCCCATTACGCAGTTTGCTATCCCGATTTATCTGCGAACGCCATTTGTAGGCGGCAATTTCCCGTGACAAATCAAAACCAAGCAAGCCCAACACCTCAAGGCGCTCTGCTACTGGCTCCGTTGAAAAGATTGTCGCCTGATCGGCTGTCTGGGTCATCGACCCCGCATTGACACGATAAATCAGACTAGAGCGATGCATATAGGCGATTCGATTCGCTGCCAAGTATGTTTTCCAAGTTGTCCGGTCATCCTCCCCAAAACCATCTGTCGGATAGAGGATGTATTCAAACAGAGACTTTTTATACATTTTGCTCCAAGGTACTGTGAAACAGAGGGAAATATTGTGGCCAACCCCATATTGGAAAGCAAACCACTCTTCTGGGCTATAAACAGCCTCGTAATAATCATCTGCCCCAATGTGTAAATTGAACTGCCCAGTTTCCTCGTAATACTGAGTAAAGTTGGAAATGGCTACATCACTTCCTGTACGAGTAAGTAGTTCATACAAATCAGAAACATGATTAGGATCAATCCAATCATCTGCATCCACAAATACAATATAGTCCCCTGTCGCCACCTCAAGTGATGTATTACGGGCCGCGCCTAGACCTTCATTCTTCACCTTGTGAACCACTCTAACCCGTCGATCTTGCTGACGTAACTGCTCGCACAAGAGAGCTGACCCGTCTGTCGAACCATCATTGATTAATAAAATCTCTAGATTTTTATAATCCTGTGCCATAATACTTTCGACACATTGACGAAGATGTTTTTCCCCATTGTAAACAGGTACAATTACACTCACTTTTTCCACTTAAATGCCTCATTCCCTCTTATATATTACCTTTATCATAGCATGCCTAGACTAGAAATGCAAAAATAGTCTGTCATTTTTCTGTAAACAAAAAGGGGATTTTCCCCTTTTTTAACGATAGATTCCATAATACTGGTGAGCTGACCACAGTCCCGTCACCATGGCTTGAACCAACTCTGGATCCATAAAGAAATCTGTAACTTCCTGCCCATTGAGGTATCCAGCTTCGCTCTTAAAACCTGTGAAAGCTTGGCAGCGTTCCTCTAGTTCCTTCCGAATGTCCAGATGCTTTTGTGGATTTGGCAAAGGCTGGTTCACATCACAAGCTCCTGCCAAAAACTCCTCAACCGTCATGTAGTTGGCCAACTCACGCAAACCAGCAAAACGCCCTTCTTCAAACCCTTGTTCTTGAATATTCAAAACAGGAGTTCCAAGCGCCAAACATGGCAAGGTTCCATGCAAACGAGTGGTAACGACAAAGCGTGCTGACTGATAGAGGTAGAGGTAGTACTGAGCTACTTTCATCCGTTGAGAAGGGCTCATGTACTGGTGGTTGATATCCGCACTCATCCGAATAACCGGATAAACAGATTCTCTTGCCAACTTATCATAAACAGCATTTGGCAGGTCAATCGCAAGTACAATGTCCTGCTTTTTCACTCCTGGTTCAGATTGAATCGTCAAGGTCATGCAATGCGAGAGATAGGATTCAACTCCCAGATCTTCAAAATAAGATTGGGTATCGATCGACCGAGCACCAACTGGTTCATATTTGGTGAAAAAAGCACGATTTTCAGGAGATGAGAACAAGGACTTACTATCCTCATCTACATACATAGAAATCAGGAGCGGGTGAAGATAGGACTGCTTAGGCGGGAAATTTTCCGGCCGATGTGAGTACCATCCGTTCATGATGATTTTTATTTCTTCATCCGTTTCCGCCTGAAACTCATTCATGTAATCACGATTGATGAAGTAGTCAATCCGTGGTAAAAAGCGACTGGTCGCAACGGATTGAATCTCATCTCCTATATTACCTGTTGTGTAAGAAAAAAGGGCATATTTGGTCATGGCATTTCCTGCTTTCGGTTATTTCGTTCTAGTATAGCACAGAATAGCATGAATGCGAAGCTAGTGGCTTAGATTGTTCGAGCTTGACCTACCCCATTATTGATTTTAAAGACATACTTATGCCCCTGCGTCAAACTATGATAGAAGCCATCTCCCTCATAGACTTGGAAAATCTGCATGGTCTTGCGACTTTCCTCATCCTTGTAAACATGTTGGACATAAGGATTGTCCGCAAAAACCTTCTCCAAGAGTTCTTGACTAGCCGGACGAGCTTTCCCCTCGATTCGAATAACTTGAATCAAGTAGTCTTCTTCTGACAGGGCTGTTAGTGCAACACGCTCATCCCCCATCAGTTGTTGATAGAAATGCGTTTCCGAACCAGTCATAAAGAAAATACCATCCTCATTGGCTGCTGTAATATGGATCGGACGTGCATGGGGATTTCCAGCTTCATCAACCGTCGCAAAAATCCCTAGCTTCATTCCTTCCAAAATTTCCATGACATTTTTGACTTCCATAAGTAGCCTCCTAGACTTACATTCTACCTAAATTATAGCAAATTCCATTCGGAAAGTTAAGGTAAACATACAAAAATACTACTGAATATTTCCCATCCCTCTAGCCCCTACGCCCACTCTTTAGCTGAGTTGTTGTCCCTACATAGACAAAGGTCCGATTAAACACCTTTGGGTCTACCATCTTTATCCGAAATAAAAAATAATGGTCTCTACCATCCTTAGCCGACTCCTTGTTAAGACGAAAATAGGACTTACCAGAACTGGCCATGGTCAGCAGGATATCATCCGCCAAAAAACTCAAGGGAGTATCCAGCGCTGAGTATTTATAAAAATCTCCTTCAAACTGATGGTAATTTTCCGAAAAATAATCAAACTGCCATTCATTTTGTCGAGTTTGTCTTACTTTCATCTCTCTTCCTCCAAACTAAAGGCCAACAGCTGTTCCATCGGAATCCTCACATGCCCTCCCCCCTCTTTGAGCACTAGATTTTCCCTAGACAAGTCTGTGATCATACCTATACGATACCGCCGTTCTCCGCCTTCTTGGACCAAAAATTTCCCCATCAATTGCTGCAAGAACAACTGATTAAGGAGAAAGAGCTTTTGAGCCAAGGGCAATTGCTCCATTTCCTCTACATCAACTGATGATTCCTGCAAGGCAGTCATATGCTCCGAGATGAAGAATCCCATCCATTTAGCCATCCCCCTATCCTGATAGAACCGAACTGAATCAAAAGGCAAGTAACTCCGATCAATCATTCCAATCCCTCCAATCCACCGGCGGAATGTCCACCCACCAGTCTGCTACGTTCGAAGACTCTTGAGGCAGGATCCAATACATCTGCTGTGACCAATGATGTAAAACCATACTTGTTTTGAATGCTGTCTATAGCCTGCTGTAAGCGCTCATCTCTCTCCAACTGTTCGATATCATCAAATAGTCCAATAACCATTACCGATTCATCTACTAATTGATCAAAGCGAATCCCTACTCGACGAATAGCGCCATCCTTGTATTTCTCTCGAAACAAATCAATGACAATAGCAGCTAAACGCTTATAGTCACTTGTGGGTTCGATCGTTCGTTGCACCATGATAGGCAACCGATTCTCTCGACTTGAAAACATAAGCGTCAGACCAACTCTCTTTGTTTTTTTACCCTTTTTCCGCAAACGCCGTGCAACTTGACTAGTAAACCCCCGTAACAAAATCTCTAAATCTTGTTTATCTGTATAATCTCGATCCAGTGTCTGACTGTTGCCAATCCCCTTGCTCTTTGGACGATAGGGATGTTTGAGATTGGATTCATCTACTCCATGGGCATGGAACCACATTTGAGTCCCCATGATACCAAATTCTTTTTTTAGATGATCTGGATTGGCCAAGGCTAACTCTTTTACCGAATGAATCCCCAACTGGTGCAGGCGTTTCTCTGTTCGATGCCCAATTCCCCAAAAATCAGTCAATTTTGAGATATTCCAAACCTTGCTTTCCACATCTTGATAGGACCAATTTGCCCGCATGGTTTTAGTTTTCTTAGCTTCATTATCCAAGGCTAGCTTAGCCAATAAGGGATTAGCATTGCTCATCCCAACCGTCGCATAGACACCTGTTTGTGCCCAAATCGCATGCTGAATCCGATCAGCCACCCGATCTAATTTTACCTTACGTGATAAAGCTGGATCCTTCACAAAGTAGTCCAAGGAGGTCGTTAAATCAAGAAAGCCTTCATCGATAGAATATGGAAAAATCTCATCTCTGCCGGCGAAGTCCTCAAAAATTTTTTGAATCGCAATATTTTTTTCGATATACAATTCCATCCGAGGCGGCACAATGTAAGAACGTTTGGCCCAATACTCGACATACCGGATATAGTCTGGAGTTATGGGTAAACTATTCCTTTTGGCATTTTGATAAGAAAATTTCCTCGTCCGAATGTCAAAAGGCAATTCATGCGTTCTTCCGACATTATCACGACCAAATACCTGTTTAAAGATAGGTGAACTTGCTAAAATCAGCCCGTTTGAGTGATCATCTCGACTAAGAACACATAAAGAAGTTGTCAATGGATTCAGACCACGCTCGACACATTCGATCGATGCATAGAAGGATTTCATATCGACAAAGGCAATATCTGAAACTGGCTCCTTGGTATAATCAATTACCACCATCTTATCACCCTAAACTGCCAAAGGCATAAAATGACCAACAACCTTTCCTACTATCTTAGGCTGGTCTTCATAGAAGGCAAACTTATCCGGATGGTCTGGATTGATGGACACCAGACGGAAACCTTCCTCCTCCCGATACACACGCTTGATATAGGTATGACCAAACCAGACAATGGCATAGATACCACCGTCATAATCAAAACTAGTCTCCTTGATAAGCGCCACCTCTCCTGATTGGAACATGGGCTCCATGGAATTCCCCTTAATCCAAGTCGCCACGTCATGGTCCATCTCTTTATCAAAATAGACCGTTTCTGTTTCGAACTCATCCTCAAAGGTCTCACCAGGCCCTGCAGACAGCAAAATATTGGTTCGAACCTGATAGGCCACAAATTGTACCGACTGTTCTTGTTCCTCCAACAAACGCTGTGAGTAACGCATCACCTTTCCTTTATGAGCACTAGTCAGCTTATGGTAGACTGACAAGAGCTCAAAATCAGACTCAAAGTAACCTTTAGCTACCAAAAAAGTCTCCTCCAAAGTCCGCAGATGCTTGGCATTGGGAACCGTCGTCTCCGATTCCCACTTAGAAATCGTCACCTTCCCAACACCAACCAGCTTCCCTAGATTTTCCTGCGTCATCTCATTGACCAAACGAATCGCTCGCAAACGCTCCCCTGAAAACATCCTTCACCTCAATAAGTTTCTTTATAAAGTAACTATATTATACAAAATAAATGCTTAACTGACAAGGATGAATTTTCCCTTCGACAACTAAATGGTCTATTTAGCCACAGAAGGAATTACGGAACACCGGTAAACAAGAAACAAAACAAAGGCGACACACAAGCTAGCCTGAACACCTTGAACGAGCACAAAAAACACTCCATGGTGTGAACCATGAAGTGTTGTAAATACTGTAATGTAGCTGGTTCTTAACGTTTTGAGAACTGGCTAGCTTTACGTGCTTTCTTAAGACCTGGTTGGGGCAACACTAGTTTTATCCAAATTCAAAAACCTTTAGTATCATGAGGTTTCACGATTTCTAAAATGGTAAATTTCATCCAATTTCAACTAATATCATCAAAATAAGGTAAATTTTCAAACAAAATAAGCAAAATCGAACCAGAAAATATAACAGTTTACCTTATTTGTTTATTATGAAAGAATACTTTTGTAGCTTCTACTCTCACTACTTCATTCCTCTAAACTGTCGAAAAAGCGTAGTCTTTTCGATTGTGCAGAGGAATCCAAAAGGCAGGTGTTCGCATCTGTCTTTTTTTATCTTTTCACTTTGCCTGCCAGTTCAGATTGCAAGAATGGTTTTATTGAGCCAAGAATAATAGCTCCTGCTTTCTTGTCTTGCTTTTCAGTTCTATTTCTCTTGTTGAACATATCGAGCATAAATCTATAATCCTTTTCGGGTTCATAATCATTCCATTGTGTAGGTTTAAATGCTCCAATTTCATATAAATAAAGCAAAAGTTTGCGACTAAAAAATTCTGACGATAATTGAAGAAACTGATTCTCTTCTACTGCATGCAACAACTTAAATAATTGCTCTTTGACATCAACTTCATGTTTCAAATCATCACGTTCAAATTTCTTAATGCAGGAACTTCCGATAGGGTATAATATACTACCATTCAATTTATTTTCGATAGTAAAAAGGTAGCGAAGATGCTCCTTACCGCATATACATGATTCTTCTAGCAATTCATCTTCTTCTACATCTGAAATTTCCCACTCAGCAACAGCCGATTCCCAACTATTAGATTCAGAACTATCCATCACATCTTTAATAAGTGTTTGCAAGTATCTACTTTCTGTTCCCATAAGCGTTAACTCCTTCCTAATTTTCTCCCACCATTATTTACTTGTCAATTCATTTCTATTAGTGACTAATTCTTTAAATCCATAGTTGATTAATAGTGCATTACACATATTTACATCTAAACTTGCCGTCCCACTTAGTATGAACTCATATAGTGTATCCTTCTGATTTCCTGCTCTCAGCATGTTTCCCGATAGTTCAACCAATTTTTTACTAACAATCGGTGGCAACTTCATTCCGACACAAATAGCAATAACGCTTTCAAGCTTGGGCTCAGTCTTGTCATTTCGAAGATTAGAAATTGCTTTTAACCCAAGATTGCTTGCATCAGCCAACTCCTGATTTCTCACATCACGCCACTTCATCACTTCCACTAATGCAGGAGAAAAACTGCTCATCCCATTGAGCTTGGACATGATTTCAATAACATCACCTATATGAATATCAACTTTCTCAATCCACTCATTTTTATCTTTAGGATAGCTAATCGTAATTTGAATATCAGAATCGGCATCACGATTGAGCAACAAAGTCAAAGCGGTAGAATGTCCTGTTTTGGTACTAGAAGAAATTTCAAATACTACACAGCATTCGTCCATATGTTGACGTGCATACGGTGTAAAGAATGGATTCCCCACAATATCATACGAGATATACTTAGCATCATTGATACAAAGATGAGATTCCACATAAAGTAGCTCACCTTTTTCAACACGCTCTTTTAAGATTGGTTGAGATAATAATTGTAAACCTAACTGAATTAAACTTACTGAAAATGTTTGAGTATCCTCTAGATAGCCTGTCTTCCATCTGTGAGTTGGGACGTAGGCATCATCTACATAAATAAATGCACCCTTGACTATTTCAAATCCACATTCTGCCAAGCGAACTTTTGCAGACAAGCGAGAAACTCCGAAAAACTGAGCTAGTTCATCAATCCACTTCTCTACAATCTCGAGTTCATCTCGGGTTTGGCTCATTTCAATAAGACATTGCTGTCTACTCCTTGCTTCTTGAATAAACATCTCTTTGGGCATCAGGATTTTTGGGGCAATTGATTCAGCGTGCCATTCCATCCAACCAATCATATCAGAAGCTTTTTCATCCTTAATGTCATTTGTTGTAGATAGAACAGAAAGTTCCTCTTCCTCAGCTCTTGCTAATTCTAAAGCATAACGATGCAATTCCCAGTGAACACATTCATGAAGAATCGTATTTCTCACAACTCCAAGATTTCGTATCTGAGGAAGCTTTTCATCAATAACTACTGTTCCCGCAGAGATATCCTTTTCAGGATTATCTTGAAAATAGATTTGACCAAAAATTGAAGTATCCTCCGTAATGGAAGCATACTTTAACTGAAGCCCCATTTGTTGAACAATATAATCAGGTTCAACTCTTGTCGGTGTCAGCAAGGCATTTCGGTCATATTTATTCAAAATTGCTTCTGCCACCTTATCCAAATCATCCTTCCAAATAAATGGAACAAGTTTATCAGAGAGAGGATATTTAAAGGTACTATACGTCCCCTTCTCATAGGTATCAACTTTTACAATTTTAAAATTTTTGATTCCTGCATCAGGCTTTCCAATAGCAGATACACGAAGCCAACGATTCTTTTCGATGGTATTCTCATAATGATTGGTACGTTCAGTTACTACTGCATAGACATCCGTCAAAATATCTATATCAATTTCGCCATCTCCACGATGTCCAGCATAAACATACTTGAAGTCTACATCTGTAACTTCTACTTCATCGTCATAATCATAGGTAATACCTAGCTCTTCAAGATTGCCTAGGAAATATTTCTCACTTGCATCATAGATTTCATCATAGAATGTTTTTTCAATATATTTGGTAAAAGAAATCAAGTCCCCTCCTAAAATCCAAACAGTTCATCAATCGGATGCCAATCTGCCATATCGTCTCTCCATTCCCCTTCGTTCAAATAGCGAAGAGTGCCTGCAATATCACGGACAAGTGCCCCTTTTAAATTATATTTCTCAAGATAAGCTTTCAAAGCTTCGTATTTCAAGGGTGCGTACTCGTCAATATTCTTATCTTCACCTTTAGCACTTTCTCCGCCCTTGGTTTCTACAATATAGACATCGCCATTCTTCATTTTGACAATATAATCAGGATAGAAATGATGGGAGGAGCTGGCTGTATAATAGACAATTGAAAAATATTGACTTCCTTTATCACCGTTCTTATAGACAAACTCAACAGCATCTTCGTGTGATTCAATGTACTCTTCAAAAAGACGTTCAACTTCACTTCCTTTGAGAACGCTATTTGTATAACCTTCATAGATATTGGTTATTGTATCAATATGTTCCAATTTTGGATTATAGGAATAACGTTCTGTCATCGGAATATAGAAATCATTCTCCTGAGGTACTACAAGTCCCATACTGATGGTTGGCTGAATATCAGCTTGTCTAAAGACTTCACGCAGAGCGCGCCAATTATTCAAGATAAAGGCTGTCCATTCGCTAGCTTCCAACATCAAAAGTTTTTGCTTGTTTGGTCGCTTATCATCCATGAAGAAGCGTTTCAGAAGAGCTTCAACCTGACTTACTTTCAAGTGAGTAACTCGGTCAAGTTCATGATAAGCATGAAGCAAGTCAAGACGATTAGCACGATAGTCTGCTTCTACTCGTCTTTCTCTATCTTGAAGGCGGTCAGAATGTTCCAACGTATCAAAACGACCTTGTTTATAGGTGTTAACAATGGAACTTCCAAATTGAAGTCCTTGATTTTCTAACTTTTGCTTATTTGATTCAACATCTTCTGTCAGATTCCATTCACGAACCATACCTTGATAGAGATTTTCACGTATAGCTTTTTCATTTTGTCCTTCATGCAAATCAAGTACTCGCTCGCTGATTAAATGGAAATCTTTAGCTATATCTTTTCGATTCAGAAGTGGCGTAGGTGCTCCTACTCCTTTTTGAGTAAATGCACCATTCAAGAAGTCCACATCAAAAGTATAAAGATAAGCATTATCCAATACATCAATATCATAATGCCCTTTGAAAGGTTCGGGCATCCTACGGATACGACCAATAGTCTGAATAGTAAAGGCTTCACCCATGTTTTCACGAATCTTAATCAGAATCTTAGCTCGTGGAGCATCCCAACCTGTGGCAATTGCCTGTTTGATAATAAGATATTCTACTTCGTTATCAAGCTCTTGTACATTGAGATAGTTTCGCTTTTGGTCAGCTAGCCAAATTCCAAGTTTTCCGTCCTCATAAGTTTTATGTAGTTTTTCTTGAATATATTTTTCAATCCGACTAACCAACTCCGGCTCTGAATCCGACTTATCAGGTAATTGAACCAATACCAAGGGATTGATTCCTGTTACACCATGTTCAGCATAGCCCTGCACAATTTCTTTACGCTTCAGCTCAGCACTTTCAAAGAGAAGTTCAAATTCCTCACTAATATGCTGACTCTCGTCAAGATAGTTTTCAAGTCCTTCGTTGACGACAACCGATTTTGTAATCAATCCTGATGCAATAACTTCTTCTTCCATCACCTCATAGAACTCTATCTTGTCAGGCATATTGGGGTCTTCAATTGTAGCAGAAACCTTGACAGTTTTTGAAGCATTAAAGCGTGCAATAATGTCTCTCGCCTTTTTGGTATCATTACGATGTGCTTCATCAATGACAAGAATAAAATGACGACCTGCTGCGACAGCCTTTTCAATCTTATCTTCAAGATTATCACGCTCGCTATCCGAAAGCATGGCTTTCGACTTCTTACCGATAACACGCTCATAGTTAATAAAGGTAACACTTTCCTTATCAAATCCTTGCAGTAAGGCATCATCCACTGACTGTGCCTTAATAGATGAGAAATGCTTCGCCTTATCCTGACTCTGTTCTTCAAGTTCTCCTGCTCCAGGCGTAAACCATACAAATGCTACGTTATCATGTGTACTTGAAATATAGGTATTGACCCAATCAAGAAGGGTAATCGTCTTACCCGAACCCGTTGGCGATTTAATCATCAGTTCATTCACACCATACTCGGGTGCTGTAAACTTTAAAAGTTTATCGACCAGTTTTTGTTGGAAATTTTTTAATTCAATCATGACCAAATATCCTTTCCGAAGTAGTAATGTGGAATCTCCTGTTTCGTGATGTTTTTGTCACGAAGGATGCGTTCTTGCTTCTCAT is a genomic window of Streptococcus sp. 29896 containing:
- a CDS encoding sugar transferase; this translates as MRVYITNLNGQAASSTAQLGQNMVTDIAIDLGYRELGVYAYNMEADSPSELSKRLDGIVAGLRHGDVVIFQTPTWNTTNFDERLMAKLKAYQIKIVIFIHDVVPLMFAGNYYLMDRTIAYYNLADVIVAPSQKMIDVLREHGLTVKKTLVQGMWDHPTNAPQLPAYYKPLIHFPGSPERFSFMKSWNYPVQVHLYCRQEVELPTMVKRLPYRPDEQLLLEMSQGGFGLVWMDDHDKGYQTLYCPYKLGAFVAAGIPVIVQRGIANQEIIEANGLGLVVDSLDEAVEKIQAMTPADYQGFVARVRAFNPLVRQGYFTKKLLVNAVFSAICDGGEG
- a CDS encoding glycosyltransferase family 2 protein, translated to MSVIVPVYNGEKHLRQCVESIMAQDYKNLEILLINDGSTDGSALLCEQLRQQDRRVRVVHKVKNEGLGAARNTSLEVATGDYIVFVDADDWIDPNHVSDLYELLTRTGSDVAISNFTQYYEETGQFNLHIGADDYYEAVYSPEEWFAFQYGVGHNISLCFTVPWSKMYKKSLFEYILYPTDGFGEDDRTTWKTYLAANRIAYMHRSSLIYRVNAGSMTQTADQATIFSTEPVAERLEVLGLLGFDLSREIAAYKWRSQINRDSKLRNGDVVAYKNLEFRKRMIDKYGNN
- a CDS encoding polysaccharide pyruvyl transferase family protein; its protein translation is MTKYALFSYTTGNIGDEIQSVATSRFLPRIDYFINRDYMNEFQAETDEEIKIIMNGWYSHRPENFPPKQSYLHPLLISMYVDEDSKSLFSSPENRAFFTKYEPVGARSIDTQSYFEDLGVESYLSHCMTLTIQSEPGVKKQDIVLAIDLPNAVYDKLARESVYPVIRMSADINHQYMSPSQRMKVAQYYLYLYQSARFVVTTRLHGTLPCLALGTPVLNIQEQGFEEGRFAGLRELANYMTVEEFLAGACDVNQPLPNPQKHLDIRKELEERCQAFTGFKSEAGYLNGQEVTDFFMDPELVQAMVTGLWSAHQYYGIYR
- a CDS encoding pyridoxamine 5'-phosphate oxidase family protein yields the protein MEVKNVMEILEGMKLGIFATVDEAGNPHARPIHITAANEDGIFFMTGSETHFYQQLMGDERVALTALSEEDYLIQVIRIEGKARPASQELLEKVFADNPYVQHVYKDEESRKTMQIFQVYEGDGFYHSLTQGHKYVFKINNGVGQARTI
- a CDS encoding DUF5960 family protein gives rise to the protein MKVRQTRQNEWQFDYFSENYHQFEGDFYKYSALDTPLSFLADDILLTMASSGKSYFRLNKESAKDGRDHYFLFRIKMVDPKVFNRTFVYVGTTTQLKSGRRG
- a CDS encoding Y-family DNA polymerase: MVVIDYTKEPVSDIAFVDMKSFYASIECVERGLNPLTTSLCVLSRDDHSNGLILASSPIFKQVFGRDNVGRTHELPFDIRTRKFSYQNAKRNSLPITPDYIRYVEYWAKRSYIVPPRMELYIEKNIAIQKIFEDFAGRDEIFPYSIDEGFLDLTTSLDYFVKDPALSRKVKLDRVADRIQHAIWAQTGVYATVGMSNANPLLAKLALDNEAKKTKTMRANWSYQDVESKVWNISKLTDFWGIGHRTEKRLHQLGIHSVKELALANPDHLKKEFGIMGTQMWFHAHGVDESNLKHPYRPKSKGIGNSQTLDRDYTDKQDLEILLRGFTSQVARRLRKKGKKTKRVGLTLMFSSRENRLPIMVQRTIEPTSDYKRLAAIVIDLFREKYKDGAIRRVGIRFDQLVDESVMVIGLFDDIEQLERDERLQQAIDSIQNKYGFTSLVTADVLDPASRVFERSRLVGGHSAGGLEGLE
- a CDS encoding helix-turn-helix transcriptional regulator — encoded protein: MFSGERLRAIRLVNEMTQENLGKLVGVGKVTISKWESETTVPNAKHLRTLEETFLVAKGYFESDFELLSVYHKLTSAHKGKVMRYSQRLLEEQEQSVQFVAYQVRTNILLSAGPGETFEDEFETETVYFDKEMDHDVATWIKGNSMEPMFQSGEVALIKETSFDYDGGIYAIVWFGHTYIKRVYREEEGFRLVSINPDHPDKFAFYEDQPKIVGKVVGHFMPLAV
- a CDS encoding ImmA/IrrE family metallo-endopeptidase, giving the protein MISFTKYIEKTFYDEIYDASEKYFLGNLEELGITYDYDDEVEVTDVDFKYVYAGHRGDGEIDIDILTDVYAVVTERTNHYENTIEKNRWLRVSAIGKPDAGIKNFKIVKVDTYEKGTYSTFKYPLSDKLVPFIWKDDLDKVAEAILNKYDRNALLTPTRVEPDYIVQQMGLQLKYASITEDTSIFGQIYFQDNPEKDISAGTVVIDEKLPQIRNLGVVRNTILHECVHWELHRYALELARAEEEELSVLSTTNDIKDEKASDMIGWMEWHAESIAPKILMPKEMFIQEARSRQQCLIEMSQTRDELEIVEKWIDELAQFFGVSRLSAKVRLAECGFEIVKGAFIYVDDAYVPTHRWKTGYLEDTQTFSVSLIQLGLQLLSQPILKERVEKGELLYVESHLCINDAKYISYDIVGNPFFTPYARQHMDECCVVFEISSSTKTGHSTALTLLLNRDADSDIQITISYPKDKNEWIEKVDIHIGDVIEIMSKLNGMSSFSPALVEVMKWRDVRNQELADASNLGLKAISNLRNDKTEPKLESVIAICVGMKLPPIVSKKLVELSGNMLRAGNQKDTLYEFILSGTASLDVNMCNALLINYGFKELVTNRNELTSK
- a CDS encoding DEAD/DEAH box helicase, which translates into the protein MIELKNFQQKLVDKLLKFTAPEYGVNELMIKSPTGSGKTITLLDWVNTYISSTHDNVAFVWFTPGAGELEEQSQDKAKHFSSIKAQSVDDALLQGFDKESVTFINYERVIGKKSKAMLSDSERDNLEDKIEKAVAAGRHFILVIDEAHRNDTKKARDIIARFNASKTVKVSATIEDPNMPDKIEFYEVMEEEVIASGLITKSVVVNEGLENYLDESQHISEEFELLFESAELKRKEIVQGYAEHGVTGINPLVLVQLPDKSDSEPELVSRIEKYIQEKLHKTYEDGKLGIWLADQKRNYLNVQELDNEVEYLIIKQAIATGWDAPRAKILIKIRENMGEAFTIQTIGRIRRMPEPFKGHYDIDVLDNAYLYTFDVDFLNGAFTQKGVGAPTPLLNRKDIAKDFHLISERVLDLHEGQNEKAIRENLYQGMVREWNLTEDVESNKQKLENQGLQFGSSIVNTYKQGRFDTLEHSDRLQDRERRVEADYRANRLDLLHAYHELDRVTHLKVSQVEALLKRFFMDDKRPNKQKLLMLEASEWTAFILNNWRALREVFRQADIQPTISMGLVVPQENDFYIPMTERYSYNPKLEHIDTITNIYEGYTNSVLKGSEVERLFEEYIESHEDAVEFVYKNGDKGSQYFSIVYYTASSSHHFYPDYIVKMKNGDVYIVETKGGESAKGEDKNIDEYAPLKYEALKAYLEKYNLKGALVRDIAGTLRYLNEGEWRDDMADWHPIDELFGF